The Polaribacter tangerinus genome has a segment encoding these proteins:
- a CDS encoding glycosyltransferase has product MVDKIQELKQKYQLNIQYSNRQNELSHEEILKKFGAAKLAVGNSISDGVPNTLLEAIILGAFPIQSNPGGASEDYIENGKNGILIENSEDENEIANHIKLALNSPELLINAYAINSKKAKKLAYEKVQRKVLDIYKKIADEK; this is encoded by the coding sequence GTGGTAGATAAAATACAAGAATTAAAACAAAAATATCAGTTAAATATTCAGTACAGTAATCGGCAAAATGAGCTTTCTCATGAAGAAATACTTAAAAAGTTTGGTGCAGCTAAATTGGCAGTAGGAAATAGTATTTCAGACGGAGTTCCGAATACCTTGTTAGAAGCAATTATTTTAGGTGCATTTCCAATTCAGTCAAACCCTGGAGGTGCTTCAGAGGATTATATAGAAAACGGTAAAAACGGAATTTTAATTGAAAATTCAGAAGATGAAAATGAAATAGCAAATCATATTAAATTGGCATTAAACTCACCAGAATTACTAATAAATGCATATGCTATAAACTCAAAAAAAGCCAAAAAATTAGCATATGAAAAAGTGCAACGTAAAGTACTAGATATTTATAAAAAGATAGCTGACGAAAAATGA
- a CDS encoding glycosyltransferase, with translation MKILFVCQQYIHSARWIHQLKDTEHQIYVFDCLDNPIHKYLLWTNFTTDWQKRKIPYIKGEHFIAKKLPRIYEFISPFLKVTASERLEKLIKEIKPDLVHSLEMLTQSYPLLKVHAKLNFLWAYSSWGSDMFLYHQNKNHQLKIKRVLSRVSFFFSDNSRDYSLAKQLGYKNECFEVLPGGGGYHLDTYQSYKKPQLSRNLILIKGYQHWVGRALKVLEALALINS, from the coding sequence ATGAAAATCCTTTTTGTTTGTCAACAATACATTCATTCAGCACGATGGATTCATCAGCTAAAAGATACTGAACATCAAATTTATGTTTTCGATTGTTTAGACAATCCTATTCATAAATATTTACTTTGGACAAACTTTACAACAGACTGGCAAAAAAGAAAGATACCTTATATAAAAGGGGAACATTTTATAGCGAAGAAATTACCAAGAATATATGAGTTTATTTCTCCGTTTTTAAAAGTTACAGCATCTGAAAGGTTAGAAAAATTAATAAAAGAAATAAAACCCGACTTGGTGCATTCTTTAGAAATGCTCACACAGAGTTATCCTTTACTTAAAGTGCATGCCAAATTAAATTTTTTATGGGCTTACTCTTCATGGGGAAGTGATATGTTTCTTTATCACCAAAATAAAAATCATCAATTGAAAATAAAAAGAGTGCTTTCGAGAGTAAGCTTTTTCTTTTCAGACAATTCTAGAGACTATTCACTTGCCAAGCAGTTGGGATATAAGAATGAGTGCTTTGAAGTATTACCTGGTGGTGGTGGTTATCATCTTGATACATATCAATCTTATAAAAAACCTCAATTATCAAGAAATTTAATTTTGATAAAAGGGTATCAGCATTGGGTTGGTAGGGCTTTAAAAGTTTTAGAAGCCTTAGCACTTATTAATTCTTAG
- a CDS encoding methyltransferase domain-containing protein has product MMNKNFAEKTYWETIYKGYKFKLLPTSNTIHKWVHQFFTKLPEGDIKDCFELGVFPGTYLSTFGYLGYRLNGVDQVDLVTTHLPEWLKSENFLVGDFYKKDIFKWQHTKQYDVVASFGFIEHFKDYKSVIKLQSNLVKKGGYIVLETPNFKGFIQYFLRTLLDKKNLKRHYVPSMNLVEWEKLLLDLGYEIVDSSYLGGYEFWVEDQKRNILQKGLLKVLKKLDIHLKKVLNTSNKHYSPFMGIIAKKK; this is encoded by the coding sequence ATGATGAATAAAAATTTTGCAGAAAAAACATATTGGGAAACAATTTATAAAGGATATAAATTCAAACTTTTACCAACATCGAATACTATCCATAAATGGGTGCATCAATTTTTTACTAAATTGCCAGAAGGTGATATTAAAGATTGTTTTGAATTAGGCGTTTTTCCAGGAACTTATTTATCTACTTTTGGGTACTTAGGATATAGATTAAATGGTGTAGATCAGGTAGATTTAGTAACAACACATTTGCCAGAATGGTTAAAAAGTGAAAATTTTTTGGTAGGTGATTTTTATAAAAAAGATATATTTAAATGGCAGCACACTAAGCAGTATGATGTAGTGGCATCTTTTGGTTTTATAGAACATTTTAAAGATTACAAAAGTGTTATCAAGCTTCAATCTAATTTAGTAAAAAAAGGAGGATATATTGTTTTAGAAACTCCCAATTTTAAAGGATTTATTCAGTATTTCTTAAGAACTTTATTGGATAAGAAAAATTTGAAAAGGCATTATGTTCCGTCTATGAATCTAGTAGAATGGGAAAAATTACTTTTAGATTTAGGCTATGAAATAGTAGATAGTTCTTATTTAGGAGGATACGAATTTTGGGTAGAAGACCAAAAAAGAAATATATTGCAAAAAGGATTACTAAAGGTGCTAAAAAAACTTGATATTCACTTAAAAAAAGTATTGAATACGAGTAACAAACACTATTCGCCATTTATGGGAATAATTGCAAAGAAAAAATAA
- a CDS encoding ABC transporter ATP-binding protein yields MQEEVILKIENVSKQYRLGTIGTGTISHDLNRFFAKIRGKEDPYLKIGEANDKSSQGNSAYVWALKDINFDVRRGEVLGIIGKNGSGKSTLLKILSKVTGPTTGTIKSKGRIASLLEVGTGFHPEMTGKENIFLNGAILGMTKKEITTKLDEIVSFSGCERYIDTPVKRYSSGMKVRLAFAVAAHLEPDILVVDEVLAVGDAEFQKKAIGKMQDISTTDGRTVLFVSHDMGSIKELCKKTILLNNGTISMIGPTIDVVQAYFSQNVTKPHKEVDINFISDVKNWRVNDFFSFEVYWSRAKEFTDWEVEIGFYTTEGIRLFGVESKGKKLKEKVKIDIQNPGFENRDFRIDIGIRKSSNEPYTILLTNCFVLNSVNLFDRYIESKNNILLPKVKIT; encoded by the coding sequence ATGCAGGAAGAGGTAATATTAAAAATAGAAAACGTTTCTAAGCAGTATCGTTTAGGCACCATAGGCACAGGAACAATAAGCCATGATTTAAATCGCTTTTTTGCAAAAATTAGAGGAAAAGAAGATCCATATTTAAAAATTGGTGAAGCCAACGATAAATCGTCACAAGGGAATTCAGCTTATGTTTGGGCTTTAAAAGACATAAATTTTGATGTAAGAAGAGGAGAAGTATTAGGAATTATTGGTAAAAATGGTTCTGGAAAATCTACTCTACTAAAAATACTATCTAAAGTAACAGGACCAACAACAGGAACTATAAAATCGAAAGGAAGAATTGCTTCATTATTAGAAGTTGGTACAGGATTTCATCCTGAAATGACCGGGAAAGAAAACATTTTTTTAAATGGAGCAATTTTAGGAATGACAAAAAAAGAAATTACCACAAAGTTAGATGAAATTGTTTCTTTTTCTGGTTGTGAAAGGTATATCGATACGCCAGTAAAAAGATATTCTAGCGGAATGAAAGTTAGATTAGCCTTTGCAGTAGCAGCACATTTAGAACCAGATATTTTAGTAGTAGACGAAGTTTTAGCAGTGGGTGATGCAGAGTTTCAGAAAAAGGCCATTGGTAAAATGCAAGATATTTCTACAACAGACGGACGAACTGTTTTATTTGTTAGTCATGATATGGGTTCTATAAAAGAATTGTGTAAAAAAACAATATTATTAAATAATGGTACTATTTCTATGATTGGACCAACTATTGATGTTGTTCAAGCATATTTTTCTCAAAATGTAACAAAGCCTCATAAAGAGGTAGATATCAACTTTATTTCGGATGTAAAAAATTGGAGAGTTAACGATTTTTTTTCTTTTGAAGTTTATTGGAGTAGAGCAAAAGAATTTACAGATTGGGAGGTAGAAATAGGCTTTTATACTACAGAAGGTATTAGACTATTTGGAGTTGAAAGTAAAGGAAAGAAATTAAAAGAAAAAGTAAAAATAGACATTCAAAATCCTGGATTCGAAAACCGAGATTTTAGGATAGATATAGGAATTAGAAAGAGTAGTAACGAGCCTTACACAATCCTTTTAACAAATTGTTTTGTGTTAAATTCGGTAAATCTCTTTGATAGATATATTGAATCGAAAAATAATATATTGTTACCAAAGGTAAAAATAACCTAA
- a CDS encoding ABC transporter permease produces the protein MQKEKWLFEISPNNNLFKLNFKEVWHYRDLLFLFVKRDVVTLYKQTILGPLWYIIQPLLTSVIFTLIFNDIAGISTGTINPFLFNLAGITAWNYFKDCLTQTSDTFKKNEAIFGKVYFPRVIMPMSIIVSNLIKFGIQLLILIAFYFYFVANGMSFQLSITLLLLPILIISMGLLGLGLGMIISSLVTKYRDLTFLVAFGVQLLMYLSAVVYPLDVIKGKVPSYAVTFIEFNPMTTVIENFRNIVFGTNTILLQDILYMISMAFLFFIVGLIIFNKTEKSFIDTI, from the coding sequence ATGCAAAAAGAGAAATGGCTTTTTGAAATTTCACCAAATAACAATTTATTTAAACTCAATTTTAAAGAAGTTTGGCACTATAGAGATTTACTATTTTTATTTGTAAAAAGAGATGTGGTAACTTTATATAAGCAAACAATTTTAGGACCTCTTTGGTACATTATTCAACCATTGCTTACTTCTGTAATATTTACTTTAATTTTTAATGATATTGCAGGTATTTCAACCGGAACCATCAATCCTTTTTTATTTAACTTGGCGGGCATTACCGCTTGGAATTATTTTAAAGACTGTTTAACCCAAACTTCAGATACTTTTAAAAAAAATGAGGCTATCTTCGGAAAAGTATATTTTCCAAGGGTGATAATGCCAATGTCTATAATTGTTTCTAACTTAATAAAGTTTGGTATTCAGCTTCTTATTTTAATCGCTTTTTACTTTTATTTTGTGGCAAACGGAATGAGTTTTCAACTTTCGATTACGCTTTTATTATTACCAATATTAATTATTTCTATGGGGTTATTGGGGTTGGGATTAGGTATGATAATTTCTTCTTTAGTTACAAAATATAGAGATTTAACTTTTTTAGTAGCATTTGGTGTTCAACTGCTTATGTATTTGTCTGCAGTCGTATATCCGTTAGATGTAATTAAAGGAAAAGTTCCTTCATATGCGGTTACTTTTATAGAATTTAATCCGATGACAACAGTAATCGAAAACTTTAGAAATATTGTCTTTGGAACAAATACCATTCTTTTACAAGATATTTTGTATATGATTTCTATGGCATTTCTCTTTTTTATTGTCGGGTTAATTATTTTTAATAAAACAGAAAAAAGCTTTATAGATACTATATAA
- a CDS encoding GNAT family N-acetyltransferase → MNTSAIEIIPFESKHKQAFYNLNAEWLDTHFYIETYDEMVLRNPETYIIDKGGFIFFVKKENEIIGTAAFINQNSYYELSKMAISPKYRGFKIGEKLITYCIDFAKKQHWKSITLYSNRKLIAAIKLYQKMGFTELPLEKDVHYERADIKMMLELQASV, encoded by the coding sequence TTGAACACATCAGCAATAGAAATTATTCCTTTTGAATCGAAGCACAAACAAGCATTTTATAACTTAAATGCCGAATGGCTCGATACTCATTTTTATATAGAAACCTACGACGAAATGGTTTTGAGAAATCCCGAGACTTATATTATAGATAAAGGTGGTTTTATTTTTTTTGTTAAAAAAGAAAATGAAATAATTGGAACAGCTGCTTTTATAAATCAGAACTCATACTATGAACTGAGTAAAATGGCAATATCGCCAAAATATAGAGGTTTTAAAATTGGTGAAAAACTGATAACTTATTGTATTGATTTTGCAAAAAAGCAGCACTGGAAATCAATAACATTATACAGTAATAGAAAATTAATTGCCGCTATAAAATTATATCAAAAAATGGGGTTTACAGAACTTCCACTAGAAAAAGATGTACATTATGAAAGAGCAGATATAAAAATGATGTTAGAGTTACAAGCTTCAGTTTAA
- the aroQ gene encoding type II 3-dehydroquinate dehydratase — MKLIIINGPNLNLLGKREPSIYGSQNFEDYFIQLQEKFKGVSLSYYQSNIEGEIIDKLHEVGFSYDGVILNAAAYTHTSVGIGDAVKAIETPVVEVHISNIHTRENFRHQSFISSNAEGVLFGFGLKGYDLAIQSFL; from the coding sequence ATGAAACTAATCATCATAAACGGTCCTAATTTAAACCTTTTAGGTAAAAGAGAGCCTTCTATTTATGGATCTCAAAATTTTGAAGACTATTTTATTCAATTACAAGAAAAATTTAAAGGCGTTTCATTGTCCTATTACCAGTCTAATATAGAGGGTGAAATTATAGACAAGCTACATGAAGTAGGTTTTAGTTATGATGGTGTTATTTTAAATGCAGCAGCATACACGCACACTTCCGTAGGTATTGGAGATGCCGTAAAAGCTATAGAAACACCTGTGGTAGAGGTGCACATTTCTAATATTCATACAAGAGAAAATTTTAGACACCAAAGTTTTATTTCTTCTAATGCAGAAGGAGTTTTATTTGGTTTTGGTTTAAAAGGATACGATTTAGCCATACAAAGTTTTCTTTAA
- the xerD gene encoding site-specific tyrosine recombinase XerD → MKWQHAIKDFQLYLKIERGLSKNTIDGYSRDLQKLTNYLEHHQMSISPLDITANEIKEFSYDNAKKVSTKSQARIISGLRSFFDYLVFEDYRKDNPTDLLEIPKIGRKLPDTLTQHEIDNLISAIDLSHPQGERNRTIIETIYSCGLRVSEAISLKISDLFFEEGFIRVLGKGDKERYIPIHKNAQKYILNYIQHIRAHIKPGKNYEDTLFLNRRGNALTRQMVFLILKELALKINLHKKISPHTLRHSFATHLLENGADLRAIQQMLGHESITTTEIYVHVNTSFLREIVDNYHPRRNS, encoded by the coding sequence ATGAAATGGCAGCATGCAATTAAAGATTTTCAGTTATACTTAAAAATAGAAAGAGGGCTTTCTAAAAACACTATTGACGGATACTCTAGAGACTTACAAAAACTAACCAACTATCTAGAACATCATCAAATGTCGATTTCTCCACTAGATATAACTGCTAACGAAATAAAAGAATTTAGTTATGATAATGCAAAAAAAGTAAGTACAAAAAGTCAGGCAAGAATTATCTCTGGTTTGCGTAGTTTTTTTGATTATTTAGTGTTTGAAGATTATAGAAAAGACAATCCTACAGATTTATTAGAAATTCCTAAAATAGGTAGAAAACTTCCTGACACCTTAACTCAACACGAAATTGATAATTTAATTTCAGCCATCGATTTGTCACATCCGCAAGGAGAAAGAAACAGAACAATTATTGAAACAATTTACAGTTGCGGATTGCGAGTTAGCGAGGCAATTTCTCTAAAAATATCTGATTTGTTTTTTGAAGAAGGTTTTATTCGTGTACTCGGTAAAGGAGATAAAGAAAGATACATACCAATACATAAAAACGCCCAAAAGTATATTTTAAATTATATACAACATATTAGAGCGCATATTAAACCTGGTAAAAACTATGAAGATACGCTGTTTCTTAATAGGCGTGGTAATGCACTTACGCGTCAGATGGTCTTTTTGATATTAAAAGAGTTGGCTCTAAAAATAAATTTACATAAAAAAATTAGTCCACATACATTACGTCATTCTTTTGCGACTCATCTTTTAGAAAACGGTGCAGATTTAAGAGCAATTCAACAGATGCTTGGCCACGAAAGTATTACTACTACAGAAATATATGTTCATGTTAATACTTCTTTTTTAAGAGAAATAGTAGACAACTATCATCCCAGAAGAAATAGTTAA
- the rny gene encoding ribonuclease Y, whose product MEGMLLPIIVGIIGIAIGFFIAKTIEKSKGKKLLNSTRKEAAAILKEAKLDAESIKKEKILQAKEKFIELKSEHEKVILSREKKISDVEKRIRDRESQVASEVDKNKKLNKALAQKEDDFNHKLNFLEKKEEELEKMHKRHVDMLEQISGLSADEAKKELISSLKDEAKTEAMAFIQTSVEEAKLTAEQEARKVVLGTIQRVGVEQAVENCVSVFNLESDDVKGRIIGREGRNIRAIEAATGVEIIVDDTPDAIILSCFDPIRREIARLSLHKLVTDGRIHPARIEEVVGKTEKQINQEIIEVGKRTVIDLGIHGLHPELIKAVGRMKYRSSYGQNLLQHSREVANLCGIMAAEMGLNSKVAKRAGLLHDIGKVPDAESELPHALLGMQWAEKYGEKPDVCNAIGAHHDEIEMKSLISPIVQVCDAISGARPGARRQVLDSYIQRLKDLEDIAFGFTGVQKAYAIQAGRELRVMVESTKVNDTKASELSFSISQKIQNDMTYPGQVKVTVIRETRAVNVAK is encoded by the coding sequence ATGGAAGGAATGTTACTTCCCATTATTGTGGGAATCATAGGTATTGCAATAGGGTTTTTTATTGCAAAAACAATAGAGAAATCTAAAGGGAAAAAATTATTAAACTCTACGAGAAAAGAGGCTGCTGCTATTTTGAAAGAAGCAAAGTTAGACGCAGAATCAATAAAAAAGGAAAAGATATTACAAGCTAAAGAAAAGTTTATAGAACTAAAGTCTGAGCACGAAAAAGTAATTCTCTCCAGAGAGAAAAAAATATCTGATGTAGAAAAAAGAATAAGAGACCGAGAGTCTCAAGTGGCATCTGAAGTCGATAAAAATAAAAAGTTAAATAAGGCTCTGGCTCAGAAAGAAGATGATTTTAACCACAAACTAAACTTTTTAGAAAAAAAGGAAGAAGAGCTAGAAAAAATGCACAAACGTCATGTAGATATGCTTGAGCAAATTTCTGGATTATCTGCAGATGAAGCCAAAAAAGAATTGATATCTTCTTTAAAAGATGAGGCGAAAACCGAAGCTATGGCTTTTATCCAAACCTCTGTAGAAGAAGCTAAATTAACTGCAGAGCAAGAAGCTAGAAAAGTTGTTTTAGGAACTATACAAAGAGTTGGAGTAGAACAAGCTGTAGAAAATTGTGTATCTGTATTCAATTTAGAGTCAGACGATGTAAAAGGAAGAATTATCGGTAGAGAAGGAAGAAATATTAGAGCTATAGAGGCTGCAACAGGTGTAGAAATTATTGTAGATGATACGCCAGATGCAATTATTTTATCTTGCTTCGATCCTATTCGAAGAGAAATTGCTCGCTTATCTCTTCATAAATTAGTTACAGATGGAAGAATTCATCCAGCTAGAATTGAGGAAGTAGTTGGAAAAACCGAAAAACAAATCAATCAAGAAATTATAGAAGTTGGTAAAAGAACCGTAATAGATTTAGGTATTCATGGTTTACATCCAGAGTTAATTAAAGCAGTAGGAAGAATGAAATATCGTTCATCTTATGGTCAAAATTTATTACAACACTCTAGAGAAGTAGCTAATCTATGTGGAATTATGGCTGCAGAAATGGGCTTGAACTCTAAAGTTGCAAAACGTGCAGGTTTATTGCATGATATAGGAAAAGTGCCAGATGCAGAAAGCGAGTTGCCACACGCTTTATTAGGAATGCAATGGGCAGAGAAATATGGCGAAAAGCCAGATGTTTGTAACGCAATTGGTGCTCACCATGATGAAATAGAAATGAAAAGTTTAATTTCTCCAATTGTGCAAGTTTGTGATGCTATTTCAGGTGCTAGGCCAGGGGCAAGAAGACAAGTTTTAGACTCATATATTCAGCGATTAAAAGATCTAGAAGATATCGCGTTTGGTTTTACCGGAGTTCAAAAAGCATATGCTATTCAGGCAGGTAGAGAGCTTAGAGTAATGGTAGAAAGCACAAAAGTTAACGATACAAAAGCTTCTGAATTATCTTTTAGTATTTCTCAAAAAATACAAAACGATATGACGTATCCTGGTCAAGTAAAAGTTACAGTTATTAGAGAAACTAGAGCTGTAAATGTTGCAAAGTAA
- a CDS encoding cell division protein ZapA, which yields MMDNLKINIVIAGRNYPLSVRNTKEEEGMRKAALAINNLISKYEQNYAVSDKQDVLAMCALQFASKLEIASLQKETDSTETINKLKELTNMVDSHLK from the coding sequence ATGATGGATAATTTAAAAATTAATATAGTTATTGCTGGTAGAAACTATCCTTTAAGTGTTCGAAACACAAAAGAAGAAGAAGGAATGCGAAAAGCAGCATTAGCAATTAATAATTTAATATCTAAATACGAACAAAACTATGCAGTAAGCGATAAACAAGACGTTTTAGCCATGTGTGCATTGCAATTTGCTTCTAAACTAGAAATAGCCTCATTACAAAAAGAAACAGATAGTACTGAAACAATAAATAAATTAAAAGAATTGACTAATATGGTTGATTCTCATTTAAAATAA
- a CDS encoding M23 family metallopeptidase: MKHFIYLLILLFTNNFFGQKKYPKDYFMPPLDIPIVLSGTFGELRSNHFHSGIDIKTQGKEGLKVLASASGYVSRIKVQQYGYGKAIYVTHPNGYTSVYGHLSKFSSEIERYVKAIQYKKKAYQTGNIYPKKNKFIIKKGDVIAFSGDTGGSGGPHLHFEIRDTKTENIINPMLFGILPKDDRLPVINSLHVYPISSDARINNQFNAHKLAIKNIGKGTYIADKITASGTIGFGINTFDRLNFAPNKNGVFSIEMLVNGTRYYYHDVTTFSFAESKYLNLLIDYEYYKKYRSRIQRTFKVPANKLSIYKGLINDGKINIKENLNYTITFLVKDFKGNTSSLKIPVFGKVSNTIFKEPKTTTNYKITANKFHKFTLNNVTIAFPKNTFYEDIYLDFDVLDGVAQVHTPTVPLDKKFTLTFNVSNYSEAEKKQLYIANTTNKKYPKYELTRKKDTTFFTTTKTLGNYELLSDNHNPKVKIMYFKNNQWISKFNTLKVKISDIGSGIKNWNATLDGVWILMEYNHKKGILTYNFNDKKLIGSKHEFKISVSDNVGNTTTATKTFFKKQSK, translated from the coding sequence TTGAAACATTTCATTTACCTTCTCATACTACTTTTTACGAATAACTTTTTTGGTCAAAAAAAATATCCGAAAGATTACTTTATGCCTCCTCTTGATATACCAATTGTACTTTCCGGAACTTTTGGAGAACTGAGAAGTAACCATTTTCATTCGGGAATTGATATAAAAACACAAGGAAAAGAAGGCCTAAAAGTGTTGGCTAGTGCTAGTGGGTATGTGTCTAGAATTAAGGTGCAACAATACGGTTACGGAAAAGCCATATATGTTACTCACCCAAATGGTTACACCTCTGTTTATGGGCATTTAAGCAAGTTTTCTTCAGAAATTGAACGCTATGTAAAAGCCATACAATACAAAAAAAAAGCATATCAAACAGGAAATATCTATCCGAAAAAAAATAAATTTATCATTAAAAAAGGAGATGTAATAGCTTTTTCTGGTGATACTGGTGGTTCTGGTGGACCGCATTTACACTTTGAAATTAGAGATACTAAAACCGAAAACATTATCAACCCTATGCTGTTTGGTATTCTTCCAAAAGATGATAGATTGCCAGTGATAAATTCTCTTCATGTATATCCAATAAGCTCAGATGCAAGAATAAACAATCAATTTAATGCCCATAAGTTGGCTATTAAAAATATTGGAAAAGGTACTTATATTGCAGATAAAATTACAGCAAGCGGCACCATCGGTTTTGGAATTAATACGTTTGATAGGTTAAATTTTGCTCCCAACAAAAACGGCGTTTTTAGCATAGAAATGCTTGTAAATGGTACTCGTTATTACTACCACGATGTAACGACTTTTTCTTTCGCAGAAAGCAAATACCTAAACTTATTAATAGATTACGAATACTACAAGAAATACAGAAGTAGAATTCAAAGAACATTTAAAGTTCCGGCTAACAAACTATCAATTTATAAAGGATTAATTAATGATGGTAAAATCAATATAAAGGAGAATTTAAATTATACAATAACTTTTCTTGTTAAAGACTTTAAAGGCAATACCAGTAGTTTAAAAATTCCTGTGTTCGGAAAAGTATCAAACACTATATTTAAAGAACCAAAAACTACTACAAATTATAAAATTACTGCTAATAAATTTCACAAATTCACTCTAAATAACGTAACAATTGCGTTTCCTAAGAATACGTTTTATGAAGATATTTACTTAGATTTTGATGTTTTAGACGGTGTTGCACAAGTTCACACACCAACTGTTCCGTTAGACAAAAAATTTACCCTAACCTTTAATGTTTCTAATTATTCTGAGGCAGAAAAAAAGCAACTTTACATTGCCAATACAACCAATAAGAAATATCCAAAATATGAACTAACACGAAAAAAAGACACCACTTTTTTTACTACAACCAAAACTTTAGGTAATTACGAATTACTATCTGATAATCATAATCCTAAAGTAAAAATAATGTATTTTAAAAACAACCAGTGGATTAGTAAATTTAATACTCTAAAGGTAAAAATAAGTGACATTGGTTCTGGAATAAAAAATTGGAATGCTACTTTAGATGGGGTATGGATATTGATGGAATACAACCATAAAAAAGGAATATTGACTTACAATTTTAATGATAAAAAATTAATTGGTAGCAAACATGAATTTAAAATTTCTGTTTCAGACAATGTAGGGAATACTACAACAGCCACAAAAACGTTCTTTAAAAAACAATCAAAATAA